The region AAGAATTAGTGCGACAGACTTTTAACTCCGTTTTACTAATAATATTTTCATCTTTAGAGGTTGGCTATTTCCGCTTTCGCGAAAGCGAAATAAACAACAGATAAAGAGATCCTTATCACCTTTTAGTTATCCTTATTCTATTTTTAAAATACTAAACTTGTCATTATCCTCTCTAACCAATATGAGGTGAGAGGAAATAAATTTAGAGTGAATAACGGGTATGTCTTGTTGTGATTTTAATTTGTAATACAATAAGTTATGGGGTCCACGGATGTGCATTGCCATTTTGTTGGTAGTAGTGATAATTAATTCATGATAACTATAACTCACTATATTCTTACCTAGTACGTTGGTGCCAATGACCTCTGTTTTGTAAGGCTTAATAACCCTTGCAAAACCATGTTCAAAGGCTGTGGCAACTATATATTCTGTCGGGATAAGGGTTTCACCTTTGGTATTTATATAACCGTAATAAAAGATGTTTTCTCGTTCTTCTTTAATCAGGCAAAGGCCGTTACTAAATATCGGAGATTGCTCAGGGGTAGCCGCAATGTCTTTTCTAAAGTCGATGACTAGTGTTCCATTGCTATCTATAAAACCCCAACTATTATTTTTGCTTACAGCCATAAGTCCTTCATGAAAATCACCTATTTTCTCTATATTTTCAAGTTGTTGTGCACTGGTAGAGTCCACTGAACAGAAAAGGAATACCAACATTAATGTAAGAGCTCTCATATTTTTATTTTTAGTGTTTCTATTTGGGTGAAATTAAGACGCTATCTGATCTAATAAAATGAGGAATATCAGTTGGATTTAGGGAAATACGTTATTTAGTGAACAGGAATGGGATGTTAAAAACGGCTGTTTAGGGGGCTTATACACTATTTATATGCGTTTCGGTGATGTTGGTAATGCTGTTTACAAGAGTACGCAGCACCTTTTGAAATAGGCATGTTTTTCTAAAGAGGAAAACTATATAAATTAACAATTAACTTTGTTTCTTCTTTCACTTGATTTAAAAACGCTAAGCACCTCTTATAAACCTTAACCTTAGGCAAAAATGAAATACAATACCTACACCAAAAAGTCTACATTAGTTTCTGAAATTGGTTTAGGAACCTGGCAATTAGGTAAACATTCTGGTTGGAAAAGTATGTCTGAAAAACAAGCCATTGATCTGGTACGTTCCTCTGTAGAATTAGGAGTGAATTTTTTTGATACGGCACCCAATTATGGTCTTGGGACAAGTGAGATAAGGCTTGGAAAAGCCTTACATTCTTTTGATAGAAGTAAAATAGTGATCAACACAAAATTTGGCCACAGCGTTTCAGGAAAGACCAATTACAATTCCAATTATATCCGTGAATCAGTAGAGGGAAGTTTGAAAAGATTGCAAACAGATTATATAGATTCTGTGATCATGCACAGCCCTCCTTCTGAATATTTAGATGGAAATAAAAACCCTCATTATGAGGTGTTAGAAGATTTAATGGAAGAAGGTAAAATCAATGCGTATGGTGCTTCCCTTGATACCTACAAGGACATGAAGCTATTTATGGATACCACTAACGCTAAAGTTATTGAGGCATTTTTTAATATACTGCATCAAGATACGGCTTCCGCATTTGCTTTGGCGCAAAAAAAGGAGGTTGGAATTATCGCAAAAATCCCTCTAGATTCTGGATGGCTTTCAGGGAAATATAATGCAGCAAGTACCTTTAGCGGTATCAGAAGTCGGTGGTCAAAAATGGATATCACCAACAGAAGTGATTTGATACAAAAAGTAAAACGTATCATAGACCGTGAAAATCCTTTAGCACAGTCAGCGCTTTCATTTTGTCTGGCACATGATGCTGTTTCAACCGTTATCCCAGGCAATACTTCCATTGATCAGTTAAAAAGTAATTTAGAAAGCGTCGATCAACCCATGCCTAAAGAATTGGTTAAAAAACTGGAGGATTTTTATCAAAATGAAGTGAAGCCTCTTCATCTTCCCTGGTAAATAGAAGGAGACTTGTTGGAGTTCTTATTTTTTCTAACAATAATAGCAGCCTACGGGTTGTAGAGTAGATAAATTAATATCGCTATAAATACACTAAGCCATTTAGATTCATGAGTTGGTTATCAAAAAAAACATATTGATCGAGTACACCAAGATAATACTATAGAAGAACTATTGGAATACATATAAGGGATGGTTCCCTTACCTTATGTGATATATGTCATATGATAGGGTAAAGGTTGCTGCTACATTTACTGTCTAAAATGTCATATGATGAATGATTTCAGAAATATATCAAAAGACAATTATAGTCAAGAAGGTGCCTGGCAAAAACTATACGTTCTATCAGAACAATGGAAATCAAATCTTTTGTTTTATAAAGATGATATTAGATTTTTACACCACCTTATCGATACATATTCCCTGTGGATTTCAAAAAATGCCCGTATTGAAAGGATGCAAGAAATGTAGGTCAACTTACTTAAAGTAGATCAAGAATGTGCTTTATTATTGGAAAGAACCATCTGTCAATTACAATATCTCGCCCAATCTAATGATGATCCTTTTAGACATGATTCACATCAATTTAGAGTCGAACATAAATTTTTTTAAGATGAGCTTGTTCCATTGTTAAAAGACTGTAAAACGAATCGGAAATAAGTTTTAAGATTACAGAATATATCATTGAGGGAGAAGAACTGCTGAGGCAACTTAGCATCATTTCTCAATAAGTTTTATCCATAAACTATTAATATACGCCTAGCTATGAAAAATCTTCATCATCTACTATTAGAAATAACAACACTTACGACTAAAATTGAAACAAATTATCCAGAGCTCTATCGTTCTTTAGATGAAAACCCTATGACTCTTGCCAACTCTAGTCATCCTCATGTGGATCGGGAGGCAATGGAAGAGTATTTAGAAAGTCTAAAGCAATTACTTCGACATCATGTAGAGACTCATAAAAATTGATCATGGGAGAAATAGCAAAATCAAACCGGCAAATAACACTGTTCTTTAGCTCAAATTCTTCGAGAGCAAAACAAACTTTGGCATATGCTAAAGCAGAAGGATTGCCCATTCAAGAAATTGATATTCTAAAAACAAAACTCACTGGAACCCAAATAGTCGAGCTTGCCAGTAGACTGCATCTAGAAGTAGCAGACCTCGTTAACCAAGAACATCCAGCATATTCATCTATTTTTGAACATCACAAATTATCTACAGACGATTGGATTAAAATGATACAGCATAATCCCCAGATCATGAAACAGCCTATTGCTTTACGAGGAGATACTACCATCTTAGTAGAAACCCCCGCAGATATCATTAAAATCTAGATCGAGTACATGACGAATAAAGCAACTAACAAAGCTATTTATATTGCCACCACATCTTCTAATAGTGGGAAGTCCATTGTATCTATAGGATTGATGCAATTACTCTTAAAGAAGGTCGTTAAAGTAGGCTATTTTAGACCGATAATTGATGATGTGGAACCTGGGAAGCTAGATAATCACATCCATACGATCACCTCCTTTTTTAACCTAGACATTAAATTTGAGGACGCGTATGCTTTTCAACGAAGTGATGTATTACGTAAAATAAATGAGGATAAAGATGATGAAATCATCAGTACTATTATTGATAAATACAAAGCTATTGAAAAGCGTTTTGATTTTGTCATTTTAGAAGGGACCAGTTTTTCTGGACAAGGATCTATGATAGAACTGGATATTAATGTAGTTATTGCAAAAAACTTAGGTATTCCAGCGATTATTTTGGCTAGTGGAGAAGGAAGCACTCTGGAAGGATTGGTCAGTGATCTTAAAATTACTTATGACTCTTTTAAGGACAGGGATGTGGAAGTTTTATCTGTGATAGCTAATAAAGTAGAGCCAGAAAATCAAGCCGTTATAGTAGCCGAATTAAAAAAACAGTTGCCTTCTAACGTCATCGTAAATGCGATACCATTAAACCCTATTCTTTCTAATCCGTCTATCAAAGAAATTGTCGATGAGCTCCAGGCCAGGGTTCTTTTTGGAGCATCTCACATCAATAATCAAGCAGGAAGTTTTAGTGTAGGAGCCATGCAATTGCGTCATTATCTCACGCATCTAAAGGAAAATACTCTGGTGATTACACCCGGTGATAGAGCCGATATTATACTGGGAGCTTTGCAAGCAAATAGTTCAGTTAATTATCCTTCGATATCAGGCATCGTACTTACAGGTGGCCTTTTACCAGAAGAGTCGATCATTCAACTGATCGAAGGCCTTGCAGAAGTAGTTCCCATCATTTCAGTACAAGGTGGCACTTTCTCGGTAGCCAATCGTATAGGTACTATAAAATCACAAATCTACGCTCAGAACACACAAAAGATTGAAACCTCTATAAAGGATTTTGATACGTATGTACAAGAAGATGCGCTGGTAGAACGTCTCATCACCTTTAAAACAAAAGGGATTACTCCAAGGATGTTTCAGTACCATTTATTAAAAACGGCAAAGTCTAACAAAAAACATATTGTACTACCAGAAGGGCTGGATGAACGTATTTTAAGAGCAACAAAACAACTTATTGATGCAGATGCAGCATTCATTACTTTACTGGGGGATAAAAAACAGATAGAAGATAAAATAGCCTTACTGGATATAGACTTAGATCTGGATCAAGTGACTATTATTAACCCTGCAACATCTGTTGATTTTGACGCTTTCGCGAAAGCTTTATACGTACTGAGAAAACACAAAAATGTAAATCTTGCGATGGCAAAGGATTTGATGGAAGATGTGTCTTATTTTGGGACCATGATGGTCTATCAAGGCAAGGCAGACGGGATGGTATCAGGAGCTGCACACACCACCCAGCACACCATTATGCCAGCACTTCAATTTATAAAAACAAAACCAGAAGCCTCTATTGTGTCCTCTGTGTTTTTTATGTGTTTAGAAGACCGTGTTTCGGTATTTGGAGACTGCGCAATCAATCCCAACCCAACAGCAGAGCAGCTGGCAGAAATAGCAATTTCTTCTGCAGCTACAAGTCTGGCATTTGGTATAGAGCCTAAGATCGCAATGCTGTCCTATTCATCTGGAGTTTCAGGAAAAGGCGAAGATGTAGAGCGTGTACGTAAAGCGACAGAATTAATTAAGCAAAAACGCCCAGGTCTTAAAGTAGAAGGTCCTATACAGTATGACGCAGCGGTAGATATGAAAATAGGAAAAGCAAAAATGCCTGACTCTGAAGTAGCAGGGCAGGCTAATGTGTTTATCTTTCCTGACCTCAATACAGGTAATAATACCTACAAAGCGGTACAACGAGAGACAAAAGCTCTTGCTATAGGACCTATTATTCAAGGCTTAAATAAACCAGTGAATGACTTAAGTAGAGGTTGTACCGTAGAGGATATTTTTAATACGGTTGTGGTTACTGCCATTCAAGCCCAAGGAGTTTAAATTAAAAATCAAGCATGAATATATTGGTTATCAATGCCGGAAGTTCTTCTATTAAATTTCAAGTGCTACAAATGCCTTCTGAGCAGGTGATTTGTAACGGAATTCTAGAACGTATAG is a window of Nonlabens sp. MB-3u-79 DNA encoding:
- a CDS encoding WG repeat-containing protein, with the protein product MRALTLMLVFLFCSVDSTSAQQLENIEKIGDFHEGLMAVSKNNSWGFIDSNGTLVIDFRKDIAATPEQSPIFSNGLCLIKEERENIFYYGYINTKGETLIPTEYIVATAFEHGFARVIKPYKTEVIGTNVLGKNIVSYSYHELIITTTNKMAMHIRGPHNLLYYKLKSQQDIPVIHSKFISSHLILVREDNDKFSILKIE
- a CDS encoding aldo/keto reductase encodes the protein MKYNTYTKKSTLVSEIGLGTWQLGKHSGWKSMSEKQAIDLVRSSVELGVNFFDTAPNYGLGTSEIRLGKALHSFDRSKIVINTKFGHSVSGKTNYNSNYIRESVEGSLKRLQTDYIDSVIMHSPPSEYLDGNKNPHYEVLEDLMEEGKINAYGASLDTYKDMKLFMDTTNAKVIEAFFNILHQDTASAFALAQKKEVGIIAKIPLDSGWLSGKYNAASTFSGIRSRWSKMDITNRSDLIQKVKRIIDRENPLAQSALSFCLAHDAVSTVIPGNTSIDQLKSNLESVDQPMPKELVKKLEDFYQNEVKPLHLPW
- a CDS encoding arsenate reductase family protein, which gives rise to MAYAKAEGLPIQEIDILKTKLTGTQIVELASRLHLEVADLVNQEHPAYSSIFEHHKLSTDDWIKMIQHNPQIMKQPIALRGDTTILVETPADIIKI
- the pta gene encoding phosphate acetyltransferase, translated to MTNKATNKAIYIATTSSNSGKSIVSIGLMQLLLKKVVKVGYFRPIIDDVEPGKLDNHIHTITSFFNLDIKFEDAYAFQRSDVLRKINEDKDDEIISTIIDKYKAIEKRFDFVILEGTSFSGQGSMIELDINVVIAKNLGIPAIILASGEGSTLEGLVSDLKITYDSFKDRDVEVLSVIANKVEPENQAVIVAELKKQLPSNVIVNAIPLNPILSNPSIKEIVDELQARVLFGASHINNQAGSFSVGAMQLRHYLTHLKENTLVITPGDRADIILGALQANSSVNYPSISGIVLTGGLLPEESIIQLIEGLAEVVPIISVQGGTFSVANRIGTIKSQIYAQNTQKIETSIKDFDTYVQEDALVERLITFKTKGITPRMFQYHLLKTAKSNKKHIVLPEGLDERILRATKQLIDADAAFITLLGDKKQIEDKIALLDIDLDLDQVTIINPATSVDFDAFAKALYVLRKHKNVNLAMAKDLMEDVSYFGTMMVYQGKADGMVSGAAHTTQHTIMPALQFIKTKPEASIVSSVFFMCLEDRVSVFGDCAINPNPTAEQLAEIAISSAATSLAFGIEPKIAMLSYSSGVSGKGEDVERVRKATELIKQKRPGLKVEGPIQYDAAVDMKIGKAKMPDSEVAGQANVFIFPDLNTGNNTYKAVQRETKALAIGPIIQGLNKPVNDLSRGCTVEDIFNTVVVTAIQAQGV